From a single Francisella halioticida genomic region:
- the pip gene encoding prolyl aminopeptidase, translated as MPLYPEIEPYNEEFLEVSDTHTIFFEECGNPEGKPVVFIHGGPGGGIQPSYRQYFNPEKYRIILVDQRGCGKSTPFADLHENTTWHLVEDFEKIRKKLSINKWMVFGGSWGSTLGLAYAQTHSEVVTELVLRGIFLGRYKEISWLYQYGASEVFPDMWEQYIAPIPSESRDDFISAYHSILTGSDDDLKRKAAKAWSAWEASTSKLHIDQELINKYSGDKFSLAFARIESHFFKNKLFLEEAQLLKNAHKIKNIPGVIVQGRYDMDCPAVSAWDLHKAWPTAKLEIIPDAGHSISEPGIIEALVKATDSFAK; from the coding sequence ATGCCATTATATCCAGAAATTGAACCGTATAATGAAGAGTTTTTAGAAGTTTCTGATACTCATACAATATTTTTTGAAGAATGTGGAAATCCTGAAGGTAAGCCTGTTGTATTTATTCATGGAGGTCCTGGCGGAGGTATTCAACCTAGCTACAGGCAATATTTTAATCCAGAGAAATATCGTATTATCTTGGTTGATCAGAGAGGTTGTGGTAAGAGTACACCATTTGCAGACTTACATGAGAATACAACTTGGCATCTGGTAGAAGATTTTGAGAAAATCCGCAAAAAGTTAAGTATTAACAAATGGATGGTTTTTGGAGGTTCTTGGGGGAGTACATTAGGTTTAGCATATGCGCAAACACATTCAGAGGTCGTCACAGAGCTTGTTCTTAGAGGTATATTCTTGGGAAGATATAAAGAAATATCGTGGTTGTATCAGTATGGGGCGAGTGAAGTGTTTCCTGATATGTGGGAGCAGTATATAGCTCCAATACCATCAGAGTCCAGGGATGATTTTATATCTGCATATCATAGTATATTGACTGGTAGCGATGATGATCTTAAGAGGAAAGCTGCAAAAGCATGGAGTGCTTGGGAGGCTTCAACAAGTAAGCTACATATAGACCAAGAATTAATAAATAAATACTCAGGAGACAAATTTAGTTTAGCCTTTGCAAGAATAGAGAGTCATTTCTTTAAGAATAAACTTTTCTTAGAAGAGGCTCAGCTACTAAAAAATGCTCATAAAATCAAAAATATACCAGGAGTTATCGTACAAGGGCGTTATGATATGGATTGTCCAGCAGTTAGTGCTTGGGATTTACATAAAGCTTGGCCAACAGCTAAATTAGAAATCATTCCAGATGCTGGCCACTCTATCAGTGAGCCTGGAATTATAGAAGCATTAGTTAAAGCAACAGATAGTTTTGCTAAATAA
- the pnuC gene encoding nicotinamide riboside transporter PnuC: MLHILDFCTMIVNLLCTFLLAGLYVVGWPIGILGLIMSASLFSISGLYADAILQIVLLFSFGYGWYTWQRNPAGDKVIVHRLNVIGWLKVLFYIVLLGLLVSQLLISYTNSTTPYMDGFTSTASLICVFLASRKVVDNWIIWIFVDSTYVFLYVYKSLFFAAITTLIYLMVAIHGYRHWKKAV, from the coding sequence ATGCTTCATATACTTGATTTTTGTACAATGATTGTTAATTTACTGTGTACTTTCTTACTTGCGGGACTTTATGTGGTTGGTTGGCCTATTGGTATATTAGGTCTTATTATGAGTGCCAGTTTATTCTCAATCAGTGGGTTATATGCTGATGCAATATTACAAATAGTTTTGTTGTTTAGTTTTGGTTATGGTTGGTATACCTGGCAGAGAAACCCAGCTGGTGATAAAGTTATTGTGCATAGGCTTAATGTTATAGGATGGCTAAAGGTCTTATTCTATATAGTATTATTGGGATTGCTTGTTTCGCAGCTACTTATAAGCTACACAAATTCAACAACTCCATATATGGATGGATTTACTAGCACTGCATCATTAATTTGCGTATTTTTAGCAAGCAGGAAGGTTGTTGATAATTGGATAATTTGGATTTTTGTTGATTCTACATACGTGTTCTTATATGTTTATAAGAGTTTATTTTTCGCAGCAATTACTACACTTATATACTTAATGGTGGCAATACATGGATATAGGCACTGGAAGAAGGCGGTGTAA
- a CDS encoding APC family permease — protein MVGSGWLYASYYASQAAGAASIFSWIIGAFIVLIMAFLLAEIAVKYQTNGLFTQLITLSHNQHFGFVTGLSNWMLGLIIVPSEAMATTQYISSIYKPITPYIFSSGELTFLGVVVVVLFMLVYTLINYWGIKSLSKINNSLTSLKIIIPIVTSLIIMFAAFHSSNFSGSNVSFMPKGVSGVFNAIVSCGIFYSFFGFQMAASFSAELENPRKNIPIALVSSVLIVLFIYLLLQISFIGAVPEKMLTNGWGGLNFESPLAQLAGILGINALAIVLYADALISLSGTGIVYLGGSARMLNEMSKAKQMPAYFASVTKGVNISRTSLIFTFICSIVLIFFFRNWQMIASLTTTFILVSCIALPIAYAKIKSNKNDPLPINYILFPRLVAFLVYMILTYLLMIAGVLNLIVALTLHIVFFLIYAYMDSKGNIANIVKAFASSWAIFAYLVAELILGFVYENITSYDLFILVFIVISAGLYIVLVNQRDYCAK, from the coding sequence ATGGTAGGCAGTGGATGGTTATATGCATCATACTACGCATCTCAAGCAGCAGGAGCTGCATCGATATTTTCGTGGATTATCGGTGCATTTATAGTTCTTATAATGGCCTTTTTATTAGCGGAAATTGCTGTTAAATATCAAACAAATGGATTATTTACACAATTAATAACATTATCACATAATCAACATTTTGGTTTTGTGACAGGATTATCAAACTGGATGTTGGGACTTATTATTGTGCCATCAGAAGCTATGGCCACTACACAGTATATTTCTTCTATCTATAAACCAATTACTCCTTATATTTTTAGTAGTGGAGAACTTACTTTTTTAGGGGTAGTTGTAGTTGTTTTATTTATGCTGGTATATACATTGATAAATTACTGGGGAATAAAATCATTATCAAAAATAAATAACTCTTTGACTTCTTTGAAAATTATTATACCTATAGTTACATCTTTGATAATTATGTTCGCAGCATTTCATTCTAGTAACTTTAGTGGTAGTAATGTTAGTTTTATGCCTAAAGGTGTAAGCGGTGTTTTTAATGCCATTGTTTCTTGTGGTATTTTTTATTCTTTCTTTGGATTTCAAATGGCTGCCAGCTTTTCAGCAGAACTGGAAAACCCAAGAAAAAATATACCAATAGCTTTAGTTAGTAGTGTACTAATAGTATTATTTATATATCTTTTATTACAGATATCTTTCATAGGCGCAGTGCCTGAGAAAATGTTAACGAATGGTTGGGGAGGCCTAAACTTTGAATCTCCTCTAGCTCAACTAGCAGGCATATTAGGCATAAATGCTCTAGCTATAGTTTTGTATGCTGACGCTTTAATTAGTCTATCAGGAACAGGCATTGTATACTTAGGTGGTAGTGCTCGTATGCTTAATGAAATGTCAAAAGCAAAGCAGATGCCTGCATATTTTGCTAGTGTAACGAAGGGAGTTAATATTTCTCGCACTTCACTTATATTTACATTTATTTGCTCTATAGTTTTGATATTTTTCTTTAGAAACTGGCAAATGATAGCATCCTTGACAACTACATTTATTTTAGTTTCTTGTATTGCTCTACCTATTGCTTATGCAAAAATTAAAAGCAATAAAAATGATCCATTGCCAATAAACTATATACTTTTTCCTAGACTTGTAGCATTTCTTGTATATATGATTCTAACCTATTTATTGATGATAGCAGGTGTACTTAACTTAATAGTAGCTTTAACACTTCATATAGTATTTTTCCTAATATATGCTTATATGGATAGTAAAGGAAATATAGCTAATATTGTAAAAGCTTTTGCTTCTTCATGGGCTATTTTCGCATATTTAGTTGCTGAGTTAATACTTGGATTTGTATATGAAAATATTACTTCTTATGATTTATTTATCTTAGTTTTTATAGTTATATCGGCAGGTTTATATATAGTATTAGTAAACCAAAGAGATTATTGTGCTAAATAA